From one Larimichthys crocea isolate SSNF chromosome XVIII, L_crocea_2.0, whole genome shotgun sequence genomic stretch:
- the naxd gene encoding ATP-dependent (S)-NAD(P)H-hydrate dehydratase isoform X5: MKAEAAVGGARDTDPIPVFERYYGLGSTSHRGMDDDVLPLIKSIVPPLTSKKHKGQDGRIGIIGGCQDYTGAPYFAAISALKVGADLSHVFCTKDAATVIKSYSPELIVHPVLDSPNAVEEIEKWLPRLHGLVVGPGLGREDLLLKTAKEVIEKSKARDIPIVIDADGLWLVTQQPSVIQGYQKGILTPNFMEFTRLYESLHHEPMDSRDHQRNVMQLSVAMGNLTLVLKGEQDLISDGSNVIPCSVEGSGRRCGGQGDLLSGSLGVLAHWAHAASAAGTLRSVNPSVVAAFGACCLTRQCNSQAFQRHGRSTTTSDMIQEIGSAFKKLFES, translated from the exons ATGAAGGCGGAGGCAGCGGTAGGCGGGGCTCGGGACACCGATCCGATCCCCG TGTTTGAACGCTACTACGGTTTGGGATCTACGTCACACAGAGGCATGGACGATGACGTCCTCCCTCTGATAAAGAGCATCGTCCCTCCGCTTACGTCCAAGAAGCACAAGGGACAAGACGGACGTATTGGGATCATTGGAGGATGCCAAGA CTACACAGGAGCTCCATACTTTGCCGCCATCTCAGCGTTGAAAGTG GGGGCTGACTTGTCTCATGTGTTCTGCACCAAAGATGCTGCGACCGTAATCAAATCATACAGCCCCGAACTCATCGTTCATCCTGTCCT GGACAGTCCTAATGCAGTGGAAGAGATAGAAAAATGGCTCCCAAGACTGCACGGCCTTGTGGTGGGACCAGGTCTAGGGAGAGAAGACTTGTTACTGAAAACAGCCAAG GAGGTGATCGAGAAGTCTAAAGCGAGAGACATCCCTATAGTCATTGATGCA gACGGATTGTGGCTAGTTACCCAGCAACCATCTGTCATCCAAGGATACCAGAAAGGCATCCTTACACCCAACTTCATGGAGTTCACCCGGCTGTACGAGTCACTG CACCATGAGCCCATGGACAGCCGTGATCATCAACGCAACGTCATGCAGCTCAGCGTAGCCATGGGCAACCTCACTCTGGTGCTAAAAGGAGAACAGGATCTCATTTCAGACGGCAGTAACG tgatccCGTGCAGCGTTGAGGGCAGTGGGAGAAGATGTGGTGGACAGGGCGATCTTCTATCTGGATCTTTGGGAGTTTTGGCACACTGGGCCCACGCTGCCTCTGCAGCTGGGACGCTCAGGAG cGTCAATCCATCGGTGGTTGCAGCATTCGGAGCCTGCTGTCTTACAAGACAGTGCAACAGTCAGGCGTTCCAGCGACACGGCAGGTCTACCACCACATCGGACATGATCCAGGAGATCGGGTCGGCCTTCAAAAAGCTATTTGAAAGCTGA
- the naxd gene encoding ATP-dependent (S)-NAD(P)H-hydrate dehydratase isoform X1, whose translation MQANTTRGFLWSDVETRTLLNIWGEQDIQTALDGNFRNSFVYRDVARRLGAMGFERTPEQCRVRIKSLKRQYLLAKEGNLRNNGQYHKICKFYDTMERILSNRAVLDPQEFIDSGAGAEEAVDGLEEDGEDAQDVYSESTGECPYPAETEVKLEYPTVPIPIPIKVTVGNNSASIRPHNNNNSSSSQPAANLSARTPKRQRKRRANFPMEKLMERFLEQSAQAEDSFYRMEEQRLQAEDRRREAEHARELHMLQMLGQMFSGVSSSARPASAGSTPSKTASLARPPAFSGASQSFTRGQSAQLRRPSPQTDCLTQQSQVLNRDQQALVFERYYGLGSTSHRGMDDDVLPLIKSIVPPLTSKKHKGQDGRIGIIGGCQDYTGAPYFAAISALKVGADLSHVFCTKDAATVIKSYSPELIVHPVLDSPNAVEEIEKWLPRLHGLVVGPGLGREDLLLKTAKEVIEKSKARDIPIVIDADGLWLVTQQPSVIQGYQKGILTPNFMEFTRLYESLHHEPMDSRDHQRNVMQLSVAMGNLTLVLKGEQDLISDGSNVIPCSVEGSGRRCGGQGDLLSGSLGVLAHWAHAASAAGTLRSVNPSVVAAFGACCLTRQCNSQAFQRHGRSTTTSDMIQEIGSAFKKLFES comes from the exons ATGCAAGCCAACACAACGCGGGGCTTCCTGTGGTCGGACGTGGAGACCAGGACCTTGTTGAACATCTGGGGGGAGCAGGACATCCAGACGGCGCTGGATGGAAACTTCCGTAACAGCTTCGTGTACCGCGACGTCGCCCGGCGGCTCGGGGCGATGGGCTTCGAGAGGACGCCGGAGCAATGCAGGGTGCGGATCAAGAGCCTCAAGAGACAGTACCTGTTAGCGAAGGAAGGTAATCTGCGGAACAACGGGCAGTATCACAAGATCTGTAAGTTTTATGACACCATGGAGAGGATTTTGAGCAACCGGGCCGTTCTTGACCCCCAGGAGTTTATAGACAGCGGGGCGGGAGCAGAGGAGGCCGTGGACGGcctggaggaggatggagaggatgcCCAGGATGTGTACTCGGAGAGCACGGGGGAGTGTCCCTACCCTGCAGAGACCGAAGTGAAGCTGGAGTACCCAACTGTTCCCATCCCGATCCCGATTAAAGTCACAGTGGGCAATAACA GTGCTTCGATACGaccgcacaacaacaacaacagcagcagcagccagccgGCCGCCAATCTGTCAGCCAGGACGCCGAAGCGCCAGAGAAAGCGTCGCGCCAACTTCCCCATGGAGAAGCTGATGGAGCGCTTCCTGGAGCAGAGCGCCCAGGCCGAGGACAGCTTCTACCGCATGGAGGAGCAGAGGCTGCAGGCTGAGGACCGCCGCAGGGAGGCCGAGCACGCCAGAGAGCTGCACATGCTTCAGATGCTCGGCCAGATGTTCTCCGGCGTCTCCTCCTCCGCCAGGCCAGCCTCCGCCGGCAGCACTCCCTCCAAAACGGCCTCCCTCGCACGCCCTCCCGCGTTCTCCGGTGCCTCCCAGTCGTTCACGCGCGGGCAGTCGGCTCAGCTCAGGCGGCCTTCGCCTCAGACAGACTGTTTGACCCAACAGAGTCAAGTGCTGAACCGAGATCAGCAGGCTTTAG TGTTTGAACGCTACTACGGTTTGGGATCTACGTCACACAGAGGCATGGACGATGACGTCCTCCCTCTGATAAAGAGCATCGTCCCTCCGCTTACGTCCAAGAAGCACAAGGGACAAGACGGACGTATTGGGATCATTGGAGGATGCCAAGA CTACACAGGAGCTCCATACTTTGCCGCCATCTCAGCGTTGAAAGTG GGGGCTGACTTGTCTCATGTGTTCTGCACCAAAGATGCTGCGACCGTAATCAAATCATACAGCCCCGAACTCATCGTTCATCCTGTCCT GGACAGTCCTAATGCAGTGGAAGAGATAGAAAAATGGCTCCCAAGACTGCACGGCCTTGTGGTGGGACCAGGTCTAGGGAGAGAAGACTTGTTACTGAAAACAGCCAAG GAGGTGATCGAGAAGTCTAAAGCGAGAGACATCCCTATAGTCATTGATGCA gACGGATTGTGGCTAGTTACCCAGCAACCATCTGTCATCCAAGGATACCAGAAAGGCATCCTTACACCCAACTTCATGGAGTTCACCCGGCTGTACGAGTCACTG CACCATGAGCCCATGGACAGCCGTGATCATCAACGCAACGTCATGCAGCTCAGCGTAGCCATGGGCAACCTCACTCTGGTGCTAAAAGGAGAACAGGATCTCATTTCAGACGGCAGTAACG tgatccCGTGCAGCGTTGAGGGCAGTGGGAGAAGATGTGGTGGACAGGGCGATCTTCTATCTGGATCTTTGGGAGTTTTGGCACACTGGGCCCACGCTGCCTCTGCAGCTGGGACGCTCAGGAG cGTCAATCCATCGGTGGTTGCAGCATTCGGAGCCTGCTGTCTTACAAGACAGTGCAACAGTCAGGCGTTCCAGCGACACGGCAGGTCTACCACCACATCGGACATGATCCAGGAGATCGGGTCGGCCTTCAAAAAGCTATTTGAAAGCTGA
- the naxd gene encoding ATP-dependent (S)-NAD(P)H-hydrate dehydratase isoform X4, whose product MTRITCVRLSALTRGCRLVFERYYGLGSTSHRGMDDDVLPLIKSIVPPLTSKKHKGQDGRIGIIGGCQDYTGAPYFAAISALKVGADLSHVFCTKDAATVIKSYSPELIVHPVLDSPNAVEEIEKWLPRLHGLVVGPGLGREDLLLKTAKEVIEKSKARDIPIVIDADGLWLVTQQPSVIQGYQKGILTPNFMEFTRLYESLHHEPMDSRDHQRNVMQLSVAMGNLTLVLKGEQDLISDGSNVIPCSVEGSGRRCGGQGDLLSGSLGVLAHWAHAASAAGTLRSVNPSVVAAFGACCLTRQCNSQAFQRHGRSTTTSDMIQEIGSAFKKLFES is encoded by the exons ATGACCAGGATCACATGTGTACGGTTATCAGCGTTGACGCGCGGTTGTCGTTTAG TGTTTGAACGCTACTACGGTTTGGGATCTACGTCACACAGAGGCATGGACGATGACGTCCTCCCTCTGATAAAGAGCATCGTCCCTCCGCTTACGTCCAAGAAGCACAAGGGACAAGACGGACGTATTGGGATCATTGGAGGATGCCAAGA CTACACAGGAGCTCCATACTTTGCCGCCATCTCAGCGTTGAAAGTG GGGGCTGACTTGTCTCATGTGTTCTGCACCAAAGATGCTGCGACCGTAATCAAATCATACAGCCCCGAACTCATCGTTCATCCTGTCCT GGACAGTCCTAATGCAGTGGAAGAGATAGAAAAATGGCTCCCAAGACTGCACGGCCTTGTGGTGGGACCAGGTCTAGGGAGAGAAGACTTGTTACTGAAAACAGCCAAG GAGGTGATCGAGAAGTCTAAAGCGAGAGACATCCCTATAGTCATTGATGCA gACGGATTGTGGCTAGTTACCCAGCAACCATCTGTCATCCAAGGATACCAGAAAGGCATCCTTACACCCAACTTCATGGAGTTCACCCGGCTGTACGAGTCACTG CACCATGAGCCCATGGACAGCCGTGATCATCAACGCAACGTCATGCAGCTCAGCGTAGCCATGGGCAACCTCACTCTGGTGCTAAAAGGAGAACAGGATCTCATTTCAGACGGCAGTAACG tgatccCGTGCAGCGTTGAGGGCAGTGGGAGAAGATGTGGTGGACAGGGCGATCTTCTATCTGGATCTTTGGGAGTTTTGGCACACTGGGCCCACGCTGCCTCTGCAGCTGGGACGCTCAGGAG cGTCAATCCATCGGTGGTTGCAGCATTCGGAGCCTGCTGTCTTACAAGACAGTGCAACAGTCAGGCGTTCCAGCGACACGGCAGGTCTACCACCACATCGGACATGATCCAGGAGATCGGGTCGGCCTTCAAAAAGCTATTTGAAAGCTGA
- the naxd gene encoding ATP-dependent (S)-NAD(P)H-hydrate dehydratase isoform X2 yields the protein MEKLMERFLEQSAQAEDSFYRMEEQRLQAEDRRREAEHARELHMLQMLGQMFSGVSSSARPASAGSTPSKTASLARPPAFSGASQSFTRGQSAQLRRPSPQTDCLTQQSQVLNRDQQALVFERYYGLGSTSHRGMDDDVLPLIKSIVPPLTSKKHKGQDGRIGIIGGCQDYTGAPYFAAISALKVGADLSHVFCTKDAATVIKSYSPELIVHPVLDSPNAVEEIEKWLPRLHGLVVGPGLGREDLLLKTAKEVIEKSKARDIPIVIDADGLWLVTQQPSVIQGYQKGILTPNFMEFTRLYESLHHEPMDSRDHQRNVMQLSVAMGNLTLVLKGEQDLISDGSNVIPCSVEGSGRRCGGQGDLLSGSLGVLAHWAHAASAAGTLRSVNPSVVAAFGACCLTRQCNSQAFQRHGRSTTTSDMIQEIGSAFKKLFES from the exons ATGGAGAAGCTGATGGAGCGCTTCCTGGAGCAGAGCGCCCAGGCCGAGGACAGCTTCTACCGCATGGAGGAGCAGAGGCTGCAGGCTGAGGACCGCCGCAGGGAGGCCGAGCACGCCAGAGAGCTGCACATGCTTCAGATGCTCGGCCAGATGTTCTCCGGCGTCTCCTCCTCCGCCAGGCCAGCCTCCGCCGGCAGCACTCCCTCCAAAACGGCCTCCCTCGCACGCCCTCCCGCGTTCTCCGGTGCCTCCCAGTCGTTCACGCGCGGGCAGTCGGCTCAGCTCAGGCGGCCTTCGCCTCAGACAGACTGTTTGACCCAACAGAGTCAAGTGCTGAACCGAGATCAGCAGGCTTTAG TGTTTGAACGCTACTACGGTTTGGGATCTACGTCACACAGAGGCATGGACGATGACGTCCTCCCTCTGATAAAGAGCATCGTCCCTCCGCTTACGTCCAAGAAGCACAAGGGACAAGACGGACGTATTGGGATCATTGGAGGATGCCAAGA CTACACAGGAGCTCCATACTTTGCCGCCATCTCAGCGTTGAAAGTG GGGGCTGACTTGTCTCATGTGTTCTGCACCAAAGATGCTGCGACCGTAATCAAATCATACAGCCCCGAACTCATCGTTCATCCTGTCCT GGACAGTCCTAATGCAGTGGAAGAGATAGAAAAATGGCTCCCAAGACTGCACGGCCTTGTGGTGGGACCAGGTCTAGGGAGAGAAGACTTGTTACTGAAAACAGCCAAG GAGGTGATCGAGAAGTCTAAAGCGAGAGACATCCCTATAGTCATTGATGCA gACGGATTGTGGCTAGTTACCCAGCAACCATCTGTCATCCAAGGATACCAGAAAGGCATCCTTACACCCAACTTCATGGAGTTCACCCGGCTGTACGAGTCACTG CACCATGAGCCCATGGACAGCCGTGATCATCAACGCAACGTCATGCAGCTCAGCGTAGCCATGGGCAACCTCACTCTGGTGCTAAAAGGAGAACAGGATCTCATTTCAGACGGCAGTAACG tgatccCGTGCAGCGTTGAGGGCAGTGGGAGAAGATGTGGTGGACAGGGCGATCTTCTATCTGGATCTTTGGGAGTTTTGGCACACTGGGCCCACGCTGCCTCTGCAGCTGGGACGCTCAGGAG cGTCAATCCATCGGTGGTTGCAGCATTCGGAGCCTGCTGTCTTACAAGACAGTGCAACAGTCAGGCGTTCCAGCGACACGGCAGGTCTACCACCACATCGGACATGATCCAGGAGATCGGGTCGGCCTTCAAAAAGCTATTTGAAAGCTGA
- the naxd gene encoding ATP-dependent (S)-NAD(P)H-hydrate dehydratase isoform X6 — protein sequence MDDDVLPLIKSIVPPLTSKKHKGQDGRIGIIGGCQDYTGAPYFAAISALKVGADLSHVFCTKDAATVIKSYSPELIVHPVLDSPNAVEEIEKWLPRLHGLVVGPGLGREDLLLKTAKEVIEKSKARDIPIVIDADGLWLVTQQPSVIQGYQKGILTPNFMEFTRLYESLHHEPMDSRDHQRNVMQLSVAMGNLTLVLKGEQDLISDGSNVIPCSVEGSGRRCGGQGDLLSGSLGVLAHWAHAASAAGTLRSVNPSVVAAFGACCLTRQCNSQAFQRHGRSTTTSDMIQEIGSAFKKLFES from the exons ATGGACGATGACGTCCTCCCTCTGATAAAGAGCATCGTCCCTCCGCTTACGTCCAAGAAGCACAAGGGACAAGACGGACGTATTGGGATCATTGGAGGATGCCAAGA CTACACAGGAGCTCCATACTTTGCCGCCATCTCAGCGTTGAAAGTG GGGGCTGACTTGTCTCATGTGTTCTGCACCAAAGATGCTGCGACCGTAATCAAATCATACAGCCCCGAACTCATCGTTCATCCTGTCCT GGACAGTCCTAATGCAGTGGAAGAGATAGAAAAATGGCTCCCAAGACTGCACGGCCTTGTGGTGGGACCAGGTCTAGGGAGAGAAGACTTGTTACTGAAAACAGCCAAG GAGGTGATCGAGAAGTCTAAAGCGAGAGACATCCCTATAGTCATTGATGCA gACGGATTGTGGCTAGTTACCCAGCAACCATCTGTCATCCAAGGATACCAGAAAGGCATCCTTACACCCAACTTCATGGAGTTCACCCGGCTGTACGAGTCACTG CACCATGAGCCCATGGACAGCCGTGATCATCAACGCAACGTCATGCAGCTCAGCGTAGCCATGGGCAACCTCACTCTGGTGCTAAAAGGAGAACAGGATCTCATTTCAGACGGCAGTAACG tgatccCGTGCAGCGTTGAGGGCAGTGGGAGAAGATGTGGTGGACAGGGCGATCTTCTATCTGGATCTTTGGGAGTTTTGGCACACTGGGCCCACGCTGCCTCTGCAGCTGGGACGCTCAGGAG cGTCAATCCATCGGTGGTTGCAGCATTCGGAGCCTGCTGTCTTACAAGACAGTGCAACAGTCAGGCGTTCCAGCGACACGGCAGGTCTACCACCACATCGGACATGATCCAGGAGATCGGGTCGGCCTTCAAAAAGCTATTTGAAAGCTGA
- the ube2al gene encoding ubiquitin conjugating enzyme E2 A, like produces MSTPARRRLMRDFKRLQEDPPAGVSGAPSENNIMVWNAVIFGPEGTPFEDGTFKLIVEFTEEYPNKPPTVRFVSKMFHPNVYADGSICLDILQNRWSPTYDVSSILTSIQSLLDEPNPNSPANSQAAQLYQENKREYEKRVSAIVEQSWRDS; encoded by the exons ATGTCCACCCCGGCCAGACGGAGACTTATGAGAGATTTCAAACG gcTACAAGAGGACCCTCCAGCTGGCGTTAGCGGCGCTCCGTCTGAAAACAACATCATGGTGTGGAACGCAGTCATATTTGG CCCTGAAGGGACTCCGTTTGAGGACG gtACATTTAAGCTCATTGTAGAGTTCACAGAAGAATACCCAAACAAACCACCAACAGTACGATTTGTGTCAAAGATGTTTCATCCAAATG TCTATGCAGACGGCAGTATATGTTTGGACATCCTACAGAATCGTTGGAGTCCCACTTATGATGTGTCCTCTATTCTTACATCTATCCAG tCTCTGCTCGATGAACCAAACCCCAACAGTCCGGCCAACAGTCAGGCGGCTCAGCTGTACCAGGAGAACAAGCGGGAGTACGAGAAGCGAGTGTCTGCCATCGTAGAACAAAGCTGGAGAGACAGTTGA
- the rab20 gene encoding ras-related protein Rab-20 — protein sequence MPEVSKMKKPDVKIVLLGDMNVGKTSLLHRYTERKFKDTVSTVGGAFFLKQWGPYNISIWDTAGREQFHGLGSMYCRGAAAVILTYDVTNWQSLAELEERFLSLTDTANHDCIYAVVGNKADLTDPKAHLSKGPDVTSDDRTECDEERMEPEVEVLSACPTPPASPASLSGVMLNKQVTPEEAASFYGRILRYKGLDEKSSFPAEKMCFETSAKTGYNVDALFETLFDLVLPSILRKRNENQESPTVDLEECRGGGNKRTRSSCC from the exons ATGCCCGAGGTGTCGAAGATGAAGAAGCCCGACGTCAAGATAGTTCTGCTGGGAGACATGAACGTGGGGAAGACGTCGCTGCTCCACAGGTACACGGAGAGGAAGTTCAAAGACACCGTGAGCACCGTCGGAGGGGCGTTCTTCCTCAAACAGTGGGGGCCTTACAACATCTCCATCTGGGACACAGCCG GTCGCGAACAGTTCCACGGGTTGGGTTCGATGTACTGCCGAGGCGCGGCCGCAGTCATCCTCACTTATGACGTGACCAACTGGCAGAGCTTAGCTGAGCTGGAGGAGCGCTTCCTGTCCCTGACCGACACCGCTAACCACGACTGCATATACGCCGTGGTGGGCAACAAGGCTGATCTCACAGACCCTAAAGCTCACCTGTCCAAGGGCCCCGACGTGACCTCCGATGACCGAACTGAGTGCGATGAGGAAAGGATGGAGCCAGAGGTGGAGGTGCTGTCTGCTTGCCCCACACCTCCAGCCTCCCCTGCGTCCCTCTCCGGGGTGATGCTGAACAAACAGGTCACCCCCGAGGAAGCGGCGTCGTTCTACGGAAGAATACTGCGCTACAAGGGTCTCGACGAAAAAAGCAGCTTCCCCGCGGAGAAGATGTGCTTCGAGACGAGCGCCAAGACGGGCTACAATGTGGACGCCCTGTTCGAGACTTTGTTCGATCTGGTGCTGCCTTCCATCCTGAGGAAGAGGAACGAGAACCAGGAGTCTCCCACGGTGGACCTGGAGGAGTGCAGGGGGGGCGGCAACAAGCGGACCAGATCTTCCTGCTGCTAG
- the ing1 gene encoding inhibitor of growth protein 1, whose translation MLNPTNGDPSHVVVNYVEEYLDLVESLPFDLQRSVSLMKEIDAKYQDVLKELDDAYERYRRESDSLQRRKLQLSIQRALIRSQELGDEKIQIAGQMVELVENRTRQIDWHSELLLSSQEVPESHIPTTTSMTTTAASMMSSSSAAITPGKTSHHDKKRDEVTPGSGGGDKAGGKRSRRQKNGENRESYGGLDHAEEVGLGASREKRAKTSSKKKKRSKGKSEREVSPPDLPIDPDEPTYCLCEQVSYGEMIGCDNDECPIEWFHFSCVGLHHKPKGKWYCPKCRGENEKTMDKALERAKKERAYNR comes from the exons ATGTTGAATCCGACCAACGGAGACCCGAGCCACGTCGTCGTGAACTATGTGGAGGAGTATTTGGACCTGGTGGAGTCGCTGCCTTTCGATCTGCAGAGGAGCGTGTCCCTCATGAAGGAAATCGACGCCAAGTATCAAG ATGTTCTGAAGGAGCTCGACGACGCTTACGAACGCTATCGCCGGGAGTCCGACTCCCTTCAGAGGAGGAAGCTTCAGTTATCCATTCAGAGGGCGCTTATTCGCAGTCAAGAGCTCGGAGATGAGAAGATCCAGATTGCTGGTCAAATG gtggagttggtggagaaccGAACACGACAAATCGACTGGCACTCTGaacttctcctctcctctcaagAAGTCCCAGAGAGCCACATTCCCACGACAACATCCATGACAACCACCGCAGCCTCCATGATGTCGTCCTCATCAGCCGCCATCACGCCGGGCAAAACCAGCCACCACGACAAGAAGCGCGACGAGGTCACCCCCGGCTCGGGCGGCGGAGACAAGGCCGGAGGGAAACGCTCGAGGCGTCAGAAAAACGGAGAAAACCGCGAAAGTTACGGAGGCCTGGATCACGCCGAGGAAGTCGGTCTGGGGGCGTCCCGGGAAAAGAGAGCCAAAACATCgtcgaagaagaagaagaggtcaaAAGGAAAGTCCGAGAGAGAAGTGTCGCCTCCGGACCTGCCCATCGATCCAGACGAGCCGACGTACTGCCTGTGCGAGCAGGTGTCCTACGGCGAGATGATCGGCTGCGATAACGACGAATGTCCCATCGAGTGGTTTCACTTCTCCTGCGTCGGCCTCCATCACAAGCCCAAGGGCAAGTGGTACTGCCCCAAGTGTAGGGGGGAGAATGAGAAGACCATGGACAAGGCCTTAGAGAGGGCCAAGAAGGAGAGGGCGTACAACAGGTAG
- the naxd gene encoding ATP-dependent (S)-NAD(P)H-hydrate dehydratase isoform X3 encodes MPQQSQMFAFCFVTLVATLVCLHEKVFERYYGLGSTSHRGMDDDVLPLIKSIVPPLTSKKHKGQDGRIGIIGGCQDYTGAPYFAAISALKVGADLSHVFCTKDAATVIKSYSPELIVHPVLDSPNAVEEIEKWLPRLHGLVVGPGLGREDLLLKTAKEVIEKSKARDIPIVIDADGLWLVTQQPSVIQGYQKGILTPNFMEFTRLYESLHHEPMDSRDHQRNVMQLSVAMGNLTLVLKGEQDLISDGSNVIPCSVEGSGRRCGGQGDLLSGSLGVLAHWAHAASAAGTLRSVNPSVVAAFGACCLTRQCNSQAFQRHGRSTTTSDMIQEIGSAFKKLFES; translated from the exons atgCCGCAACAGAGTCAGATGTTCGCGTTTTGCTTTGTCACACTTGTCGCCACGTTGGTGTGTTTGCATGAGAAAG TGTTTGAACGCTACTACGGTTTGGGATCTACGTCACACAGAGGCATGGACGATGACGTCCTCCCTCTGATAAAGAGCATCGTCCCTCCGCTTACGTCCAAGAAGCACAAGGGACAAGACGGACGTATTGGGATCATTGGAGGATGCCAAGA CTACACAGGAGCTCCATACTTTGCCGCCATCTCAGCGTTGAAAGTG GGGGCTGACTTGTCTCATGTGTTCTGCACCAAAGATGCTGCGACCGTAATCAAATCATACAGCCCCGAACTCATCGTTCATCCTGTCCT GGACAGTCCTAATGCAGTGGAAGAGATAGAAAAATGGCTCCCAAGACTGCACGGCCTTGTGGTGGGACCAGGTCTAGGGAGAGAAGACTTGTTACTGAAAACAGCCAAG GAGGTGATCGAGAAGTCTAAAGCGAGAGACATCCCTATAGTCATTGATGCA gACGGATTGTGGCTAGTTACCCAGCAACCATCTGTCATCCAAGGATACCAGAAAGGCATCCTTACACCCAACTTCATGGAGTTCACCCGGCTGTACGAGTCACTG CACCATGAGCCCATGGACAGCCGTGATCATCAACGCAACGTCATGCAGCTCAGCGTAGCCATGGGCAACCTCACTCTGGTGCTAAAAGGAGAACAGGATCTCATTTCAGACGGCAGTAACG tgatccCGTGCAGCGTTGAGGGCAGTGGGAGAAGATGTGGTGGACAGGGCGATCTTCTATCTGGATCTTTGGGAGTTTTGGCACACTGGGCCCACGCTGCCTCTGCAGCTGGGACGCTCAGGAG cGTCAATCCATCGGTGGTTGCAGCATTCGGAGCCTGCTGTCTTACAAGACAGTGCAACAGTCAGGCGTTCCAGCGACACGGCAGGTCTACCACCACATCGGACATGATCCAGGAGATCGGGTCGGCCTTCAAAAAGCTATTTGAAAGCTGA